Genomic window (Chitinophaga parva):
CTGTCGCCGGTGTAGCCCAGCGACAGCTGCCCGTCAATGCCGTTCTTGACGCTTTTATACAACAGGCTGAAGTTGCCTACGTGCGCGGCCTGCCCGGCCAGGCGGCGGGCCTGGTTCACATTCTTCAGTTCCACGTGTTGTGTGCCATCCGCATCCGTAGTGTTGTAGTAAAAAAGCTTGTCCGTAGTGATACTGGAATTGGTATAGGTATAATTCAGCTTTACGCCGAAGTTGTAAATGAATTTGGTGTAGTCCAGTTCAAGGCCGTAATTGGTGGCATTGCCAAAGTTTGTGGGCATATAGAAAGAGCCCTGGCCCTGCAGCACCATCCCAAACTCAATGGGGTTCTCTATCTTCTTATAGAACACCCCCGCCATGAACTGTTCTGAAGGTTTGGGAAACAACTCATAACGCAGGTCCGCGTTGTGCGCCACCGTGTGCTTCAGGTCCGGGTTACCGGCTTCGGTGAGGTCTTCGTTCACGATGCGGTAAGGCACGATCTCGAAGAAACTGGGGCGGTTAATGGCTTCATAATAAGAAGAACGCAGGTTGGTCATTGCATTCAGCTTGTACTTCAGGTTCAGGCTGGGCAACACGTCGGTGTAAACCTGGTTGCCATCGTTCTTCAGGCCATCTGTGGCATGATCCAGGTGGTAGCCCTGGTCTGTATGTTCCACGCGCACGCCGCCCACTGCCTCCAGTTTACCCACGTTCACCTTGCCTTCCAGGTAGCCTGCTGCAATTTTTTCAGCGGCATCATAGTTCAGCGGATCGCCGGTGGAGCCGCTGGGGTTGAACACCATGAATTTGATCTCACTGTATTTGTTCCAGTCCTTGCCTTCAATCAGGTTGGTCTGTGAGCCTGCAGGTTTGGTCTCGTCATAAGGCCGGAACTGGTATTCATTGAAGAAATTGGTGCGTTGTTTATCGCGGTACAAGCCACCGGCAGAAAGGATTACAGGCGTTCTTGCGCTCCCCAGGTTGTAATGGAAGTTCAGGTAGCCGGCCTTGTCTTCATCGGCGTTGTGCTCCCATCTTCTTTCCGCGCCGCCCAGCACTACCACGGACTTGGGGTTCTCTACCCCGTTCCTTACGGTGGATGCCAGGTGCACCTGGCTGTTGTCCGGCACTTCGTTGGTGGCTTTGGAATACACAGCAGACCAGTCTATGCTGAAACGGCTGTTGAAAAAGCGGTGGTCTCCTTTCAGTGTATTGGTAAAAATATTCTGGTGGGTGTAGCGGAAACGGCGGTCGTAGCCTACGTTGTAGCTGTTGTTTGCGGGATCATAACCTACGGAGAGATTGATGCTGCGCTCGTCCCTTACCTGGTAGTTCCTGAAATCCAGCCAGGCGCTGTAGAATTGCAGTTTATGCCGGTCATTGAAGCGGTAGTCCAGTTTTGCATGCACGCCGGCGCGTTCCTGTTGTTCAGAGAAGGTCCGGTCATCGCGGGAGGTGATCACCGGCAGGTTAGATGCATCGCTGGTAGCGGTGGTGAAAGAGAAATAGGTACTGTTGGCACCGCGGTAGCTGTTCTGGTAAGTGCCGGCCACTAACACGCCCAGTTTGTCGTGCAGGAAACGGTCGCCCACGGAAAGGCCGCCAAAGATATTGGGTTTAAACCCGGAGGATTGTTTCATGTCCAGCAGGCCTGCATTGAAGTCCCTGGGCTTTGCAGGATAGGCGGCACCCAGTTCCTCGAAAGGCGATTTACTGGCGATCCGGGATTTATCATAGGAATAAAAAGGCCGGTTGAAGAAAAGGGAGTTGGCGCCGGTGGCCAGGTTACCGGAGATCTGCAACTTGTCCGGGGCGTCTTTCATCACCATGTTAATGGC
Coding sequences:
- a CDS encoding TonB-dependent receptor, with product MRRILFMSFLLLCLGASASGQTIKGLIISGETGEAITGAVVRVSSTSYHAVSGLDGSFMIKNMPKGHYEITISMIGYATETRRISTDSTTLPVIELKTDRKELAGVVVTGTHEKNGDASARNMEKNADHVMNIVSARAIQLSPDLTVANVIQRVSGVTVERNNTGDGQYALLRGMDKRYNYTLVNGVKIPSPDNKNRFVPLDIFPAELLDRLEVYKSLTPDMEGDGIGGAINMVMKDAPDKLQISGNLATGANSLFFNRPFYSYDKSRIASKSPFEELGAAYPAKPRDFNAGLLDMKQSSGFKPNIFGGLSVGDRFLHDKLGVLVAGTYQNSYRGANSTYFSFTTATSDASNLPVITSRDDRTFSEQQERAGVHAKLDYRFNDRHKLQFYSAWLDFRNYQVRDERSINLSVGYDPANNSYNVGYDRRFRYTHQNIFTNTLKGDHRFFNSRFSIDWSAVYSKATNEVPDNSQVHLASTVRNGVENPKSVVVLGGAERRWEHNADEDKAGYLNFHYNLGSARTPVILSAGGLYRDKQRTNFFNEYQFRPYDETKPAGSQTNLIEGKDWNKYSEIKFMVFNPSGSTGDPLNYDAAEKIAAGYLEGKVNVGKLEAVGGVRVEHTDQGYHLDHATDGLKNDGNQVYTDVLPSLNLKYKLNAMTNLRSSYYEAINRPSFFEIVPYRIVNEDLTEAGNPDLKHTVAHNADLRYELFPKPSEQFMAGVFYKKIENPIEFGMVLQGQGSFYMPTNFGNATNYGLELDYTKFIYNFGVKLNYTYTNSSITTDKLFYYNTTDADGTQHVELKNVNQARRLAGQAAHVGNFSLLYKSVKNGIDGQLSLGYTGDRLYAVSRYLDNDIWQSGFVQVDASVEKKFARHYVVFAKATNLLNTPIKDYVKKVNAANDATPGYETFRNGTVTRKDYYGQTIMLGFRFKF